The Brassica napus cultivar Da-Ae chromosome C7, Da-Ae, whole genome shotgun sequence genome has a segment encoding these proteins:
- the LOC106410348 gene encoding protein phosphatase 1 regulatory inhibitor subunit PPP1R8 homolog isoform X1 translates to MYGRSDLDRFKKSQTSEPFSVSANPPAKPVVQRVPPEAAPLPSTAQTQIGASQSTWHPPDWAIEPRAGVYSLEVVKDGQILDRIHLNRRRHIFGRQHQTCDFVLDHQSVSRQHAVVVPHKNGSKKVLFFFLFCSIFVIDLGSAHGTFVANERLTKDTPVELEVGQSLRFAASTRIYILRKNSEALFTRPPPPSEIKLPPPPDPSDEEAVVAYNTLLNRYGLSNGESGSVLGKRKEKGDSEGGVVGKRRKKLRVSFRDQLGGELAEVVGMSDGADVETEPGPIGVKEGSLVGKYESLVQVTLIPKGKGKEEKASAGNRGVTDRLQEAMKKLKGGPKGGIYDDLYSGDSLTKAVGTSWASSVGEPAAKDKEETKRGGVVDDEDDDNDDLFGD, encoded by the exons ATGTACGGAAGATCAGATCTTGACAGGTTCAAAAAGTCTCAAACTTCAGAACCCTTCTCGGTCTCCGCAAACCCCCCAGCGAAGCCAGTGGTCCAGCGTGTTCCCCCGGAGGCAGCGCCATTGCCGTCGACGGCGCAAACTCAGATCGGAGCGAGTCAGTCAACTTGGCATCCCCCGGATTGGGCGATTGAGCCACGCGCCGGTGTCTACTCTCTAGAAGTTGTGAAAGACGGCCAGATCCTCGATCGGATTCATCTCAACAGACGGAGACATATCTTCGGAAGACAGCATCAGACTTGCGACTTCGTGCTTGATCATCAGTCTGTTTCACGTCAGCACGCCGTCGTCGTTCCCCACAAGAACGGCAG TaagaaagttttgttttttttcttgttttgtagTATCTTTGTGATTGACTTGGGATCAGCTCATGGAACCTTTGTTGCAAACGAGAGGTTAACGAAAGACACTCCTGTAGAGCTTGAAGTGGGCCAATCTTTACGTTTTGCTGCTTCCACTAGAATCTACATTCTGAGAAAGAACAGCGAGGCTCTCTTTACACGCCCTCCTCCTCCATCTGAGATCAAGCTTCCGCCGCCTCCTGATCCTTCTGACGAGGAAGCTGTTGTTGCATACAATACTTTGCTCAATCGGTACGGTTTAAGCAATGGGGAGTCTGGTTCTGTGTTGGGGAAAAGGAAAGAGAAGGGTGATTCAGAAGGTGGGGTTGTGGgtaagaggaggaagaagctaCGAGTTAGCTTCAGGGATCAACTAggaggagagcttgctgaggtTGTTGGGATGTCTGATGGAGCAGACGTGGAGACTGAGCCTGGTCCGATTGGTGTCAAAGAAGGGAGCCTTGTTGGGAAATATGAATCACTGGTGCAGGTGACATTGATACCCAAAGGCAAAGGGAAGGAAGAGAAAGCTTCTGCAGGAAACAGAGGTGTGACTGATAGACTACAAGAAGCGATGAAGAAGCTAAAAGGAGGTCCAAAAGGAGGGATTTATGATGATCTTTACAGCGGTGATTCACTTACTAAGGCGGTTGGTACTTCATGGGCTTCTTCTGTGGGTGAACCAGCAGCTAAAGATAAAGAAGAAACTAAACGTGGAGGTGTTGTTGATGACGAAGATGATGATAACGATGATCTGTTTGGTGACTGA
- the LOC106411037 gene encoding serine/threonine-protein kinase D6PKL2: protein MSSTRKPSGGNGAELEAQKRSSSNSNPKLAEPLQLPKSVTNPGVPESKRLPEPFKKRSTDPKPDFTSLSTVLEHVDSLTIDSNDQEKKTSGFGSAKVSDGTSSLGKTSGSAKLSGSRLDFMESGKSSIYRGSTSSDVSDESSCSSLSSTVNKPHKANDLSWEAIQAVRARDGVLGLSHFRLLKRLGCGDIGSVYLSELKGTKCYFAMKVMDKTSLASRKKLLRAQTEREILQSLDHPFLPTLYTHFETEKFSCLVMEFCPGGDLHTLRQRQPGKHFSEQAVKFYIAESLLAIEYLHMLGIVYRDLKPENVLVREDGHIMLSDFDLSLRCLVSPTLVKSASIESDPLRKNVYCVQMEPSCIQPSCTVPTTCFSPRLFSSKSKKERKSKNDTANQVRLLPELVAEPTDARSMSFVGTHEYLAPEIIKGEGHGSAVDWWTFGIFLYELLFGRTPFKGSGNRQTLFNVVGQPLRFPESPVVSFAARDLIRGLLMKEPQQRLGFKRGATEVKQHPFFEGVNWALIRCATPPEIPKPVELERGPVSVAESPTSQKTAAGLVLNAQKGSDNYLEFDFF from the exons ATGTCGTCCACACGAAAGCCTAGTGGTGGTAATGGAGCTGAACTCGAAGCTCAGAAGCGCTCCTCTTCAAATAGTAATCCCAAGTTAGCTGAGCCGCTGCAGTTGCCTAAATCTGTTACAAATCCAGGAGTTCCCGAGAGCAAACGGTTACCTGAGCCCTTTAAGAAGCGATCTACTGATCCTAAACCTGACTTCACCTCCTTGTCCACCGTTCTTGAGCATGTGGATTCACTGACTATCGATAGCAACGACCAAGAGAAGAAAACATCAGGCTTTGGCAGTGCGAAAGTGAGTGATGGCACGAGCAGTCTCGGCAAGACGAGCGGAAGCGCCAAGCTTAGTGGAAGCCGCCTTGATTTCATGGAGAGTGGCAAAAGCAGTATCTACAGAGGAAGCACGAGCAGTGACGTGAGCGATGAGAGTAGCTGCAGCAGCTTAAGCAGCACTGTCAACAAACCTCACAAAGCCAACGACTTGAGCTGGGAAGCCATCCAGGCCGTTAGGGCTCGTGATGGGGTTTTGGGCCTGAGCCATTTCAGGCTACTCAAGAGGCTAGGGTGTGGAGACATAGGGAGTGTTTACCTCTCTGAGCTGAAGGGGACGAAGTGTTACTTTGCGATGAAGGTTATGGACAAGACGTCTCTCGCTAGCCGCaagaagcttcttagggctcAGACGGAAAGAGAGATTCTCCAGTCTTTGGATCACCCTTTTCTCCCTACGCTCTACACTCACTTCGAGACTGAGAAGTTCTCTTGCCTTGTGATGGAGTTTTGTCCTGGAGGAGACTTGCATACTCTCAGGCAACGCCAGCCTGGGAAACACTTCTCCGAGCAAGCGGTGAA ATTCTACATAGCAGAGTCATTGCTAGCTATTGAGTACCTGCACATGTTGGGGATTGTGTACCGTGATCTCAAGCCTGAAAACGTtctagttcgagaagacggacATATAATGCTCTCTGACTTTGACCTCTCCCTCCGTTGTCTCGTCAGCCCCACTCTAGTGAAATCTGCTTCCATTGAGTCAGATCCATTACGCAAAAACGTTTACTGTGTGCAGATGGAGCCCTCTTGCATCCAACCATCATGCACAGTCCCCACCACTTGCTTCTCTCCGCGTCTCTTCTCAAGCAAGTCTAAGAAGGAGCGTAAGTCCAAGAACGACACCGCTAATCAAGTTAGGCTATTGCCAGAGCTGGTGGCTGAGCCGACCGATGCTCGTTCCATGTCGTTTGTGGGCACGCACGAGTACTTGGCCCCTGAGATTATCAAAGGTGAAGGGCATGGGAGTGCAGTGGACTGGTGGACTTTTGGGATATTCCTGTACGAGCTTCTCTTTGGGAGAACTCCTTTCAAGGGATCTGGAAACCGACAGACACTGTTCAACGTGGTTGGTCAGCCTCTGAGGTTTCCTGAGTCACCTGTGGTGAGTTTTGCAGCGAGAGACCTTATCCGGGGCCTCCTCATGAAGGAGCCCCAGCAGAGACTGGGGTTCAAACGGGGAGCTACCGAGGTTAAGCAACACCCGTTCTTCGAAGGTGTGAACTGGGCTTTGATCCGGTGTGCTACTCCACCTGAGATCCCAAAGCCGGTTGAGCTGGAGAGGGGGCCTGTGAGCGTTGCAGAGTCACCAACGAGCCAGAAGACAGCGGCAGGTTTGGTTCTGAATGCTCAGAAAGGGTCTGATAACTATTTGGAATTTGATTTCTTCTAG
- the LOC106410347 gene encoding ATP-dependent 6-phosphofructokinase 2 encodes MADATSIKELPSLTGLHQRRNPLEENPFFHPSHGFYITPSDVVLSQVVYDLSDASQPHVAYHRAGPRREILYEPSSVKAAIVTCGGLCPGMNTVIRELVVGLWELYGVREIYGIPAGYRGFYSMEAVELNPKLVHNWHKKGGTVLATSRGGFDLCKIVDAIQQNGYNQVYIIGGDGTMRGAVKIFDEVSRRKLEVGITGIPKTVDNDVGIIDRSFGFQTAVEMAQEAISAAHVEAESAVNGIGLVKLMGRSTGHIALHATLSSRDVDCCLIPEMGFYLEGKGGLFEFLEQRLKDHGHAVLVVAEGAGQEMIPRTESQKQERDESGNLVFLDVGVWLKSALKEWWEREHPKELFTVKYIDPTYMIRAVPANATDNLYCTLLAHSSIHGVMAGYTGFVSGPINGNYAYIPLEEVAQTKNEVNTSDPKWAWVRSVTNQPDFETNFKG; translated from the exons ATGGCCGACGCAACCAGTATCAAAGAACTCCCATCTCTCACCGGTCTCCACCAACGCCGCAACCCACTGGAAGAAAACCCCTTCTTCCACCCTTCCCATGGCTTCTACATCACTCCTTCCGACGTCGTCCTCTCCCAGGTCGTTTACGATCTCTCCGACGCCTCCCAGCCACACGTGGCCTACCACAGAGCTGGTCCCCGCCGAGAGATCCTCTACGAGCCATCGTCTGTGAAGGCGGCGATCGTAACATGCGGAGGTCTGTGTCCGGGGATGAACACCGTCATCAGAGAGCTCGTGGTTGGTTTGTGGGAGCTGTACGGTGTGAGAGAGATCTATGGAATCCCAGCTGGTTACAGAGGCTTTTACTCCATGGAAGCCGTCGAGTTAAACCCTAAGCTTGTTCATAATTGGCACAAGAAAGGCGGCACTGTCCTCGCCACCTCCCGCGGTGGCTTCGATCTCTGTAAAATCGTCGACGCCATCCAACAAAACGGTTATAACCAG GTCTATATAATAGGAGGAGACGGCACTATGCGCGGGGCAGTCAAGATCTTCGACGAAGTCAGCCGCAGGAAACTTGAAGTGGGAATCACTGGTATTCCCAAAACGGTTGACAACGATGTGGGCATCATTGATAGATCATTCGGGTTTCAAACGGCAGTAGAGATGGCTCAGGAGGCTATATCCGCGGCTCACGTGGAGGCTGAGAGCGCTGTCAATGGCATCGGACTAGTGAAGCTTATGGGGAGAAGCACTGGACACATTGCTCTACACGCCACACTAAGCAGCCGTGACGTGGACTGTTGTTTGATCCCTGAGATGGGATTCTACCTTGAAGGCAAAGGAGGGTTGTTTGAGTTTCTGGAGCAGAGACTGAAAGATCATGGGCATGCTGTTCTTGTTGTGGCTGAAGGCGCTGGACAAGAGATGATCCCGAGAACTGAATCGCAGAAACAAGAGAGGGATGAATCTGGGAACCTTGTTTTCTTGGATGTTGGAGTTTGGTTGAAGTCAGCGCTGAAGGAGTGGTGGGAGAGAGAGCATCCAAAGGAGCTGTTCACTGTGAAGTATATCGATCCCACTTACATGATAAGAGCTGTACCTGCGAATGCTACGGATAACTTGTACTGTACGCTCTTGGCTCACTCGTCTATCCATGGAGTCATGGCTGGTTACACAGGGTTTGTGTCTGGTCCGATCAATGGGAACTATGCTTATATCCCCTTAGAGGAGGTGGCACAGACTAAGAATGAAGTGAACACGAGTGATCCCAAGTGGGCATGGGTGCGCTCTGTCACAAACCAGCCAGATTTTGAAACGAATTTCAAGGGGTAA
- the LOC106410344 gene encoding BTB/POZ domain-containing protein At5g47800 isoform X1, whose protein sequence is MFLLNTEKSKMKFMKIGTKPDTFYTQDGSRILITDSPNDLVIRINNTSYHLHRSSLVPKCGLLRRLCTDSEESDSVTIELNDIPGGADAFELCAKFCYGITINLSAHNLVDALCASKFLRMSDSVEKGNLLPKLESFFHSCVLQGWKDSIVTLQSTAKLPEWCENLGIIRKCIDSIVEKILTPTAQVSWSHTYTRPGYQKRKHHSVPRDWWTEDISDLDLDLFRCIITAARSSFTLPPQLIGEALHVYTCRWLPYFKSKSHSGFSVKENEAALERHRRVVNTVVNMIPADKGSVSEGFLLRLVSIANYVGASLTTKTELIRKAGLQLEEATLADLLLPSQSSSHHHRYDTDLVAAVLDSFLMLWRRQTSAHVSSNSQLLHSIRKVAKLIDSYLQAVSQDVHMPVPNFVSLAEAVPDIARESHDRLYKAINMYLKVHPEISKEEKKRLCRSLDCQKLSAEVRAHAVKNERMPLRTVVQALFFDQESSSKGVLSQAASQVLASRGKEVPTDETSMMHKLHLGPSETVSIGKAKSMREGGSQRGEDKIRSSTDPRKLVRQGTGSERKYHASRDR, encoded by the exons ATGTTTCTCTTGAACACAGAGAAGTCTAAGATGAAGTTCATGAAGATCGGTACAAAGCCTGACACTTTCTATACTCAAGATGGTTCAAG GATTTTGATAACTGACTCACCCAACGATCTCGTTATTAGAATCAACAACACCAGTTACCATCTCCACAGA TCTTCTCTTGTTCCAAAATGTGGACTGTTGCGAAGGCTTTGTACTGATTCAGAGGAGTCTGATAGTGTTACCATAGAGCTGAATGACATACCTGGAGGAGCCGATGCGTTTGAGCTGTGTGCTAAGTTCTGCTACGGTATCACCATCAACCTCAGTGCTCATAACCTTGTGGATGCCCTCTGCGCCTCCAAGTTTCTCCGGATGTCTGATTCCGTTGAAAAGGGAAACCTGTTACCGAAGCTTGAATCTTTCTTCCACTCCTGCGTTCTCCAAGGCTGGAAAGACTCCATCGTCACTTTGCAGTCCACTGCCAAATTGCCTGAATGGTGTGAGAATCTTGGAATCATCAGAAAGTGTATAGATTCGATTGTTGAGAAGATCCTCACTCCCACTGCACAG gtCTCTTGGTCTCATACATACACCAGACCAGGCTACCAAAAGAGAAAACATCACTCTGTTCCAAGAGACTGGTGGACGGAGGACATATCAGACCTGGACTTGGACTTGTTCCGCTGTATTATCACAGCAGCCAGGTCAAGCTTCACGCTGCCGCCTCAGCTCATTGGTGAAGCTTTGCACGTATACACCTGTCGTTGGCTACCATACTTCAAATCAAAAAGCCATTCAGGTTTCTCTGTCAAAGAAAACGAAGCAGCGCTGGAAAGGCACCGACGTGTTGTTAACACGGTTGTGAACATGATTCCTGCAGATAAAGGGTCGGTTTCAGAGGGCTTCTTGCTGAGACTTGTTAGCATAGCTAATTATGTGGGAGCTTCTCTGACGACAAAGACTGAGTTGATTAGAAAAGCTGGTCTGCAACTCGAGGAGGCAACTCTTGCAGACCTCTTGTTGCCTTCCCAGTCATCCTCTCATCATCATCGATATGATACTGACTTGGTTGCTGCGGTTCTTGACAGTTTTCTAATGCTCTGGAGAAGACAGACTTCTGCGCATGTTTCTAGTAACAGTCAGTTGCTACATTCAATCAGGAAGGTGGCAAAGCTTATTGACTCCTATCTTCAGGCAGTCTCACAAGATGTTCATATGCCAGTTCCTAATttcgtgtctcttgctgaggcAGTGCCAGACATCGCACGGGAGAGCCATGACAGGCTTTACAAAGCAATCAACATGTATCTCAAG GTGCATCCGGAGATAagcaaagaagagaaaaagcgaCTATGCAGAAGTCTAGACTGCCAGAAGTTGTCTGCAGAGGTACGCGCCCACGCTGTGAAAAACGAGAGGATGCCACTGAGAACCGTCGTCCAAGCCCTCTTCTTCGACCAAGAGAGCAGTTCCAAGGGAGTATTAAGCCAAGCAGCGAGCCAAGTTCTCGCCTCAAGAGGTAAAGAGGTGCCCACGGATGAAACTAGCATGATGCATAAGCTTCACCTAGGTCCATCTGAAACAGTCTCTATAGGGAAAGCTAAGAGCATGCGCGAGGGAGGAAGCCAAAGAGGAGAAGACAAAATCAGATCCAGTACAGACCCCAGGAAGCTAGTGAGGCAAGGAACAGGATCAGAGCGTAAGTACCATGCAAGTAGAGACAGGTAG
- the LOC106410344 gene encoding BTB/POZ domain-containing protein At5g47800 isoform X2 — translation MKFMKIGTKPDTFYTQDGSRILITDSPNDLVIRINNTSYHLHRSSLVPKCGLLRRLCTDSEESDSVTIELNDIPGGADAFELCAKFCYGITINLSAHNLVDALCASKFLRMSDSVEKGNLLPKLESFFHSCVLQGWKDSIVTLQSTAKLPEWCENLGIIRKCIDSIVEKILTPTAQVSWSHTYTRPGYQKRKHHSVPRDWWTEDISDLDLDLFRCIITAARSSFTLPPQLIGEALHVYTCRWLPYFKSKSHSGFSVKENEAALERHRRVVNTVVNMIPADKGSVSEGFLLRLVSIANYVGASLTTKTELIRKAGLQLEEATLADLLLPSQSSSHHHRYDTDLVAAVLDSFLMLWRRQTSAHVSSNSQLLHSIRKVAKLIDSYLQAVSQDVHMPVPNFVSLAEAVPDIARESHDRLYKAINMYLKVHPEISKEEKKRLCRSLDCQKLSAEVRAHAVKNERMPLRTVVQALFFDQESSSKGVLSQAASQVLASRGKEVPTDETSMMHKLHLGPSETVSIGKAKSMREGGSQRGEDKIRSSTDPRKLVRQGTGSERKYHASRDR, via the exons ATGAAGTTCATGAAGATCGGTACAAAGCCTGACACTTTCTATACTCAAGATGGTTCAAG GATTTTGATAACTGACTCACCCAACGATCTCGTTATTAGAATCAACAACACCAGTTACCATCTCCACAGA TCTTCTCTTGTTCCAAAATGTGGACTGTTGCGAAGGCTTTGTACTGATTCAGAGGAGTCTGATAGTGTTACCATAGAGCTGAATGACATACCTGGAGGAGCCGATGCGTTTGAGCTGTGTGCTAAGTTCTGCTACGGTATCACCATCAACCTCAGTGCTCATAACCTTGTGGATGCCCTCTGCGCCTCCAAGTTTCTCCGGATGTCTGATTCCGTTGAAAAGGGAAACCTGTTACCGAAGCTTGAATCTTTCTTCCACTCCTGCGTTCTCCAAGGCTGGAAAGACTCCATCGTCACTTTGCAGTCCACTGCCAAATTGCCTGAATGGTGTGAGAATCTTGGAATCATCAGAAAGTGTATAGATTCGATTGTTGAGAAGATCCTCACTCCCACTGCACAG gtCTCTTGGTCTCATACATACACCAGACCAGGCTACCAAAAGAGAAAACATCACTCTGTTCCAAGAGACTGGTGGACGGAGGACATATCAGACCTGGACTTGGACTTGTTCCGCTGTATTATCACAGCAGCCAGGTCAAGCTTCACGCTGCCGCCTCAGCTCATTGGTGAAGCTTTGCACGTATACACCTGTCGTTGGCTACCATACTTCAAATCAAAAAGCCATTCAGGTTTCTCTGTCAAAGAAAACGAAGCAGCGCTGGAAAGGCACCGACGTGTTGTTAACACGGTTGTGAACATGATTCCTGCAGATAAAGGGTCGGTTTCAGAGGGCTTCTTGCTGAGACTTGTTAGCATAGCTAATTATGTGGGAGCTTCTCTGACGACAAAGACTGAGTTGATTAGAAAAGCTGGTCTGCAACTCGAGGAGGCAACTCTTGCAGACCTCTTGTTGCCTTCCCAGTCATCCTCTCATCATCATCGATATGATACTGACTTGGTTGCTGCGGTTCTTGACAGTTTTCTAATGCTCTGGAGAAGACAGACTTCTGCGCATGTTTCTAGTAACAGTCAGTTGCTACATTCAATCAGGAAGGTGGCAAAGCTTATTGACTCCTATCTTCAGGCAGTCTCACAAGATGTTCATATGCCAGTTCCTAATttcgtgtctcttgctgaggcAGTGCCAGACATCGCACGGGAGAGCCATGACAGGCTTTACAAAGCAATCAACATGTATCTCAAG GTGCATCCGGAGATAagcaaagaagagaaaaagcgaCTATGCAGAAGTCTAGACTGCCAGAAGTTGTCTGCAGAGGTACGCGCCCACGCTGTGAAAAACGAGAGGATGCCACTGAGAACCGTCGTCCAAGCCCTCTTCTTCGACCAAGAGAGCAGTTCCAAGGGAGTATTAAGCCAAGCAGCGAGCCAAGTTCTCGCCTCAAGAGGTAAAGAGGTGCCCACGGATGAAACTAGCATGATGCATAAGCTTCACCTAGGTCCATCTGAAACAGTCTCTATAGGGAAAGCTAAGAGCATGCGCGAGGGAGGAAGCCAAAGAGGAGAAGACAAAATCAGATCCAGTACAGACCCCAGGAAGCTAGTGAGGCAAGGAACAGGATCAGAGCGTAAGTACCATGCAAGTAGAGACAGGTAG
- the LOC106406977 gene encoding farnesyl pyrophosphate synthase 1, mitochondrial has product MAEDLKSTFLNVYSTLKSELLHDPSFEFTDESRLWVERMLDYNVPGGKLNRGLSVVDSFKLLKEGKDLTEEEIFLSCALGWCIEWLQAYFLVLDDIMDNSVTRRGQPCWFRVPQVGMVAINDGILLRNHIHRILKKHFRGKPFYVDLVDLFNEVEFQTACGQMIDLITTFEGEKDLAKYSLPIHRRIVQYKTAYYSFYLPVACALLMAGENLENHVDVKNVLVDMGIYFQVQDDYLDCFADPETLGKIGTDIEDFKCSWLVVKALERCSKEQTEILYENYGKPDPSNVAKVKELYKELDLEGVFKEYESKSYEKLIGVIEAHQSKAIQAVLKSFLAKIYKRQK; this is encoded by the exons ATGGCGGAGGATCTCAAGTCAACCTTCCTCAACGTTTATTCCACCCTCAAGTCCGAACTCCTTCATGACCCTTCCTTCGAATTCACCGATGAATCCCGTCTCTGGGTTGAAAGG ATGCTTGATTACAATGTACCCGGAG gGAAGCTCAATCGGGGTCTCTCAGTCGTGGACAGCTTCAAGCTTTTGAAGGAAGGCAAAGACTTGACGGAAGAAGAGATTTTTCTCTCGTGTGCTCTCGGTTGGTGTATCGAATGG CTTCAAGCTTACTTCCTTGTGCTTGATGACATTATGGATAACTCTGTCACTCGTCGTGGGCAACCTTGCTGGTTCAGAGTCCCTCAGGTTGGTATGGTTGCCATCAATGACGGGATTCTACTTCGCAATCACATCCACAGGATTCTCAAGAAGCACTTCCGGGGAAAGCCTTTCTATGTTGACCTCGTTGATCTCTTTAATGAG GTAGAGTTTCAAACAGCTTGCGGCCAGATGATAGATCTGATCACCACCTTTGAAGGTGAAAAGGATTTGGCCAAGTACTCATTGCCAAT CCACCGGCGTATTGTCCAGTACAAAACGGCTTATTACTCCTTTTATCTCCCT GTTGCTTGTGCGTTGCTGATGGCCGGCGAGAATTTGGAAAACCATGTTGATGTGAAGAATGTTCTCGTTGACATGGGAATCTACTTCCAAGTGCAG GATGACTATCTGGATTGTTTTGCTGATCCCGAGACTCTTGGCAAG ATAGGAACGGATATAGAAGATTTCAAATGCTCCTGGTTGGTGGTTAAGGCACTGGAACGCTGCAGCAAAGAACAAACTGAGATATTATAT GAGAACTACGGTAAACCTGACCCATCAAACGTTGCTAAAGTGAAGGAGCTCTACAAAGAGCTTGACCTTGAG GGAGTGTTCAAGGAGTATGAGAGCAAAAGCTACGAGAAGCTGATTGGAGTGATTGAGGCTCACCAAAGTAAAGCAATCCAAGCAGTGCTAAAATCCTTCTTGGCTAAGATCTACAAGAGGCAGAAGTAG
- the LOC106410348 gene encoding protein phosphatase 1 regulatory inhibitor subunit PPP1R8 homolog isoform X2, whose product MYGRSDLDRFKKSQTSEPFSVSANPPAKPVVQRVPPEAAPLPSTAQTQIGASQSTWHPPDWAIEPRAGVYSLEVVKDGQILDRIHLNRRRHIFGRQHQTCDFVLDHQSVSRQHAVVVPHKNGSIFVIDLGSAHGTFVANERLTKDTPVELEVGQSLRFAASTRIYILRKNSEALFTRPPPPSEIKLPPPPDPSDEEAVVAYNTLLNRYGLSNGESGSVLGKRKEKGDSEGGVVGKRRKKLRVSFRDQLGGELAEVVGMSDGADVETEPGPIGVKEGSLVGKYESLVQVTLIPKGKGKEEKASAGNRGVTDRLQEAMKKLKGGPKGGIYDDLYSGDSLTKAVGTSWASSVGEPAAKDKEETKRGGVVDDEDDDNDDLFGD is encoded by the exons ATGTACGGAAGATCAGATCTTGACAGGTTCAAAAAGTCTCAAACTTCAGAACCCTTCTCGGTCTCCGCAAACCCCCCAGCGAAGCCAGTGGTCCAGCGTGTTCCCCCGGAGGCAGCGCCATTGCCGTCGACGGCGCAAACTCAGATCGGAGCGAGTCAGTCAACTTGGCATCCCCCGGATTGGGCGATTGAGCCACGCGCCGGTGTCTACTCTCTAGAAGTTGTGAAAGACGGCCAGATCCTCGATCGGATTCATCTCAACAGACGGAGACATATCTTCGGAAGACAGCATCAGACTTGCGACTTCGTGCTTGATCATCAGTCTGTTTCACGTCAGCACGCCGTCGTCGTTCCCCACAAGAACGGCAG TATCTTTGTGATTGACTTGGGATCAGCTCATGGAACCTTTGTTGCAAACGAGAGGTTAACGAAAGACACTCCTGTAGAGCTTGAAGTGGGCCAATCTTTACGTTTTGCTGCTTCCACTAGAATCTACATTCTGAGAAAGAACAGCGAGGCTCTCTTTACACGCCCTCCTCCTCCATCTGAGATCAAGCTTCCGCCGCCTCCTGATCCTTCTGACGAGGAAGCTGTTGTTGCATACAATACTTTGCTCAATCGGTACGGTTTAAGCAATGGGGAGTCTGGTTCTGTGTTGGGGAAAAGGAAAGAGAAGGGTGATTCAGAAGGTGGGGTTGTGGgtaagaggaggaagaagctaCGAGTTAGCTTCAGGGATCAACTAggaggagagcttgctgaggtTGTTGGGATGTCTGATGGAGCAGACGTGGAGACTGAGCCTGGTCCGATTGGTGTCAAAGAAGGGAGCCTTGTTGGGAAATATGAATCACTGGTGCAGGTGACATTGATACCCAAAGGCAAAGGGAAGGAAGAGAAAGCTTCTGCAGGAAACAGAGGTGTGACTGATAGACTACAAGAAGCGATGAAGAAGCTAAAAGGAGGTCCAAAAGGAGGGATTTATGATGATCTTTACAGCGGTGATTCACTTACTAAGGCGGTTGGTACTTCATGGGCTTCTTCTGTGGGTGAACCAGCAGCTAAAGATAAAGAAGAAACTAAACGTGGAGGTGTTGTTGATGACGAAGATGATGATAACGATGATCTGTTTGGTGACTGA